In Porites lutea chromosome 1, jaPorLute2.1, whole genome shotgun sequence, a single genomic region encodes these proteins:
- the LOC140930551 gene encoding somatostatin receptor type 5-like — translation MDVGGITKIQIVICIISIFAFLGNTLTILVFVRDKKLLKKSYNAFILCLAIADVLTAILLITSPRFALGDLIPRPTNPVLGEIYCRTIWSRVFLFQLVFFSIYITLLLTVERWVAVVKPTRYNLIFKGKRLMGYVLFCLLWSFGLTGTNLFDVGYEPSSSSNDICKFNFISSGSIFRTSLSVFLIIMKLFFPCLSMIGLYIHMIVKTNNSPVASAESKAKLRGKMTRMIGIMTCILLICYSPNQIFFIFATAGKAKIDSTLHHFTAVLNFITICANPFIYGLSNPNYGRRYKKFFLSFFPQPRRIGPLMSHSPAMEAQNTTVSRR, via the coding sequence ATGGATGTCGGTGGAATTACCAAAATCCAGATTGTCATTTGTATTATTTCCATCTTTGCATTTCTTGGAAACACGTTGACCATTCTAGTGTTTGTTCGTGACAAAAAGCTGCTGAAAAAGTCCTACAACGCTTTCATTCTTTGCCTTGCCATAGCAGATGTGCTGACTGCCATTCTCTTGATCACGAGTCCGCGCTTCGCCCTTGGTGACCTTATTCCTCGTCCAACCAATCCAGTTCTGGGAGAGATCTACTGTCGAACGATTTGGAGCCGAGTGTTTCTCTTTCAACTCGTGTTTTTCTCCATTTACATTACATTGCTGTTAACAGTAGAGCGATGGGTTGCTGTTGTAAAACCTACTAGATATAACTTAATCTTCAAGGGAAAGAGACTCATGGGTTACGTCTTGTTCTGTTTGCTCTGGTCATTTGGTCTAACTGGAACAAACTTGTTTGACGTCGGCTATGAACCAAGTTCATCATccaatgacatctgcaaattcaactttatttcatcAGGCTCTATCTTCCGCACGTCTCTGTCTGTGTTCCTTATTATCATGAAGTTGTTCTTTCCATGCCTTTCCATGATTGGACTGTACATACATATGATTGTGAAGACAAACAACTCCCCAGTCGCCTCCGCGGAGAGCAAGGCCAAACTACGAGGGAAGATGACAAGAATGATCGGCATTATGACCTGTATTTTACTCATATGTTATTCCCCAAACCAAATCTTCTTTATCTTTGCAACTGCGGGTAAAGCGAAAATAGATTCTACACTCCACCATTTCACGGCAGTTCTCAACTTCATCACCATTTGTGCTAATCCATTTATTTATGGACTAAGCAATCCTAATTATGGCCGGCGTTACAAGaagtttttcctttccttttttccccaaCCGCGAAGAATCGGACCTCTCATGTCACACTCACCTGCCATGGAAGCACAAAATACTACTGTCAGTCGACGCTAA